In a single window of the Salvelinus namaycush isolate Seneca chromosome 6, SaNama_1.0, whole genome shotgun sequence genome:
- the plxnb2a.3 gene encoding plexin-B2, with protein MAWRWVLAAILAMSSLSLLGSAYNEFTSDTLINNVVQDPITSRLYVGTVNALYQLDQSLHPEAHTRTGPELDNRQCPPPVTSCEEAVETDNHNKLLLIHPSKDTLIVCGSLYRGICSLRNLSNVEQLLYFSDSNGEKSYVASAEESVSVVGVMSYYFSKDRENFTVFLVAKGYGSHDSTKLISTRILQVHQDWVLFDSIIEASAVQSNPFTLRYLHDFRHVFKDEGFVYFLFSRTLGAQDSGTKNFTFISRMCENDHNYYSYTELQLNCSAGNKYNKVQAAYVALPGEALARNMSSSGRYGPVGAQDKVVFVVFSSDDDSSSSAVCMYPLRAINQRLVEIIGACYSTKGKINKTSAVYSPYSSKSDELCKIENEMGMVTNQKCGAELLPSPLASRAEFALATDPVFTKKGLMTAVAVAVETEHAVAFLGTTLGEVLKLHLSTSPEVYGRAPGENTGDKVNKNLLFDTSLTHLYITTEKKITKVPVQACHLKTDCQSCVAQKDPYCGWCVLQGKCTRKGDCPRAEDDNTWLWSPNQQCVQIQAFNPPSFSCRKTKQVEIDIPPSPRSALLTLSSADLVRTLVKLR; from the exons ATGGCGTGGCGGTGGGTCCTGGCTGCCATCTTGGCGAtgtcgtctctctccctcctcggcTCCGCCTACAACGAGTTCACCTCTGACACCCTCATCAACAACGTAGTCCAGGACCCAATCACCAGCCGGCTGTATGTGGGCACGGTCAACGCCCTCTACCAACTGGACCAATCCCTGCACCCCGAGGCACACACCAGAACAGGACCCGAATTGGACAACCGCCAGTGTCCCCCGCCCGTGACTTCCTGCGAGGAAGCAGTGGAGACAGACAACCATAACAAACTGctcctcatccatccatccaaagACACCTTGATAGTGTGTGGGAGTCTGTACAGAGGAATCTGTTCTCTGAGGAACCTGTCTAATGTAGAGCAGCTGCTGTACTTCAGCGATAGTAACGGAGAGAAGTCGTACGTGGCCAGTGCTGAGGAGAGTGTGTCAGTAGTAGGGGTCATGTCTTATTACTTCAGCAAGGACAGGGAGAACTTCACCGTCTTCCTG GTGGCTAAGGGCTACGGCAGCCATGACAGCACCAAGCTGATCAGCACCCGTATCCTCCAGGTCCATCAAGACTGGGTGTTGTTCGACAGCATCATCGAGGCCTCGGCCGTCCAGTCCAACCCCTTCACACTGCGCTACCTCCATGACTTCAGACACGTCTTCAAG GACGAGGGCTTTGTCTACTTCCTGTTCTCCAGAACCCTGGGTGCCCAGGATTCAGGAACCAAGAACTTCACCTTTATCTCCAGGATGTGTGAGAACGACCACAACTACTACTCGTACACAGAGCTCCAGCTGAACTGCAGTGCGGGGAACAAGTACAACAAGGTCCAGGCAGCCTACGTGGCCCTCCCAGGAGAAGCCCTGGCCAGGAATATGAGCTCCTCTGGCCGGTACGGACCGGTTGGAGCCCAGGATAAa GTTGTGTTTGTGGTGTTCAGCTCAGACGACGACAGCTCCAGCTCGGCAGTATGTATGTACCCACTGAGGGCCATCAACCAGAGACTGGTGGAGATCATAGGAGCCTGCTACAGCACCAAGGGAAAAATAAACAAGACGTCTGCCGTCTACTCCCCGTACTCCTCCAAGTCAGACGAGCTGTGTAAAATTGAAAATGAG ATGGGCATGGTGACCAATCAAAAGTGTGGTGCTGAGCTCCTGCCCTCCCCGCTGGCCAGCAGGGCAGAGTTCGCCCTGGCAACCGACCCCGTTTTCACCAAGAAGGGCCTGATGACCGCTGTGGCCGTCGCTGTGGAAACGGAGCACGCCGTTGCCTTCCTGGGGACCACTTTAGGAGAG GTGTTGAAGCTGCACCTGTCGACCAGTCCAGAGGTGTACGGCCGCGCCCCTGGGGAGAACACCGGGGACAAGGTCAACAAGAACCTGCTGTTTGACACCAGCCTCACacacctctacatcaccacagAGAAGAAG ATCACCAAGGTGCCAGTGCAGGCGTGCCACCTGAAGACAGACTGCCAGTCCTGCGTGGCACAGAAAGACCCCTACTGTGGCTGGTGTGTGCTGCAGGGCAA GTGTACCAGGAAGGGAGACTGTCCCAGGGCTGAGGATGACAACACGTGGCTGTGGAGCCCCAACCAGCAGTGTGTTCAGATCCAGGCCTTTAACCCACCCAGCTTCAGCTGTAGGAAGACCAAGCAG